In Bos indicus x Bos taurus breed Angus x Brahman F1 hybrid chromosome 1, Bos_hybrid_MaternalHap_v2.0, whole genome shotgun sequence, a single window of DNA contains:
- the LOC113895698 gene encoding stefin-C, whose product MWGPNLGGFSDTQDATAEIQAIADQVKSQLEEKENKKFPVFKAVKFRSQVVAGMNYLIKVQVDEDDFVHIRVFESLPHENKPVALTSYQTNKSRHDELTYF is encoded by the exons ATGTGGGGACCAAATCTTGGTGGGTTCTCAGATACTCAGGATGCCACAGCCGAGATCCAGGCCATCGCTGACCAG GTGAAGTCccagctggaggagaaggagaacaAGAAGTTCCCAGTGTTCAAGGCTGTGAAATTCAGGAGCCAGGTGGTTGCTGGGATGAACTACTTGATCAAG GTTCAAGTGGACGAGGATGACTTCGTGCACATCCGAGTGTTTGAAAGCCTCCCACACGAGAACAAGCCCGTGGCCTTGACCAGCTACCAGACCAACAAAAGCAGGCATGACGAGCTGACCTACTTCTAG